DNA from Amycolatopsis sp. DSM 110486:
ACCTTGTTCGAGCTTCGAGACCTGCTCGTCGGAACGGACCGCGCCGCGCATCTCTTCCGACGTGGCGAAACCCTTGGCATGCAAGGAGATTTCGACCAGGCCGTGCTGCTCGGCGAGCCGGGACTCCGCACCGCCCACTGCCGTGCGCGCCTCCGCGACGGAATCCAACGCACCCGCCAACGTGAGCAGATGCCGCCGGCGCGCGGTGACGTCGGGGAACTCACCACGCCCTTCGAGCAGCCGCTTCGAGCGTTCGGCCAGCCGTTCCTCCAGCGCGCGGACCTCGGCCTGCGTCTCCGTGACGGCCTGGTCCGCCCGCCGCCGGTGCTCCGCCAGCTGGTCGGCTTCCTGCTCCAGCTTGACGACCTGCCGCGCGAGCTGGTCCTTCCGCGCGGACTGCTCGGACAACGCCCCCACGCCCGCGCGGGCCTCCGTCAGCTCCGCGGCCACGGACTCGGCCGTCCGCTCGCCCAGCCGCTCGCGCAACGCGTCCAGTCGCGCCTTCGCCTCCTCCAGCGCGGACACCACGCGCTGCCGCAGCGCGCCGGCCTTCTGCTCCGACTCCTCCGCGGCCCGTTCCTCGGCGGGGTCCACGAGCTCAGCCCCGTGCCGTGCCGGCGCCGGGTGCTCCGCCGACCCGCACACCGGGCACGGCGCGCCGTCGGCCAGGCTCGCGGCCAGCTCGGCGGCCATGCCCTCCAGCCGACGTTCCCGCAGGTCAAGCCGATGCTGACGAGCCGCCTGGTGCGCGTCCACGACCTCGCGCAGCTTGGCCTCACCGCGCCCGACCTTCGCGACGGCTTCCGGCAGCTCGGCGGCCGCGCGCGAAACGACAGTCAGCTCCTCGACCCGCGCCTTCGCACCGTCCAGCTTCGCCGCTGCTTCGGCCGCCGACGCGGCTTCGCCCCGCACAGCCGTGAGCCGCTCCGGCAGCTCCGCCAGCCGCGTCTGCAGCTTGGTCACCCGCTCGGCCGCCGCACCGGCCGCGGCCTTCCGCTCGTCTCGCCGCTCGGTGTCGACGCGTTGCTGCTCGGCCTCCGCGACCAGCTCGGCGAGCGCACCCGCCTCCTCGCGCAGCGATCCGGCGCGCTCACGCAGGTCCGCCGACGCGAGGCCGACAGAGTCGAAACCCAGCCCCCCCAAGGCCCGCGTGTGATCGGCCTCGGCGAGCTGCGCGTCGCCCAGCTCTGAACTCCGCCGTTCCAGCAGCTCGACCTCGGGCACCACGGCCGACGCCCGCCGCGCCGCCGCGATCTCCTCGGTCCACTCCACGCGCTCGGCCGCCGTCTCGGCGATCTGCGCGAGGCGCGTGTGCGCGGTGCGAACGCGGCGGATGCGGTCGGCGTCCTCCTCGGCTTCCCGCAGCGTGGTCTCCGCCTTGGTCGCGGCCGAACGTGCTTGTGCCCCTTCGGTTTCCGCCGCTTCGGCGCGTGCGGCGACCTCCGCGAGCACGGCGTCGACCCACTCCGCCTGATCTTCTTCCGGCGGCTCCTGCTGCGCTTCCTGGGCGTAGCGCGCGACGAGCTCCCGCAGCTCCTGCTGCCGCTTTTCCACCGCCCGCCCTCGTTCGGCGCGCAGGTCTGCGAACCAGCGCTCGACGTCGGAGAACCGCTCGGTGCCGAAGAGGCGCTCCAGCAGCTTCTCGCGCTCGGTGGTGTCGGAGCGCAGGAATTTCGCGAACTCCCCCTGCGGCAACAACACGACCTGGAAGAACTGCGCGGCCGTCATCCCCAGCAGCCGTTCGACGGTGCGCGCGACCTCGTCGATCCGGATGACCCCGTCGGGCGGCAGCCCGGCGGGCGGCTCGCCGACCCAGGTCAGCGACACCTTCGCCTGCTGCGTGGTGAACCCGTCGCCGCGTTTCTTGGCGCGCTGGTACTCCGGGCTGCGCACGATCCGCAGCCGCTGGCGCTGCACCGTCAGCTCCAGCACGACCTCGGTGAGCTGCTCGGGCGCGGCGACGTCGCACCGCAGCCGCTTCACGTCGCCGCGCGCGCCCGGGACCACGCCGAACAGCGCGAAGGCGATGGCGTCGAGCAGCGTGGTCTTGCCGGCGCCGGTGTCGCCGTGCAGCAGGAAGAGGCCGTCCGCGCCGAGCGCGTCGAAATCGACCACCTCGCGGCCCGCGTACGGACCGAACGCCTCGACCTCCAGCAGGTGCAGCCTCACAGCTTCGCCACCGCCGCCCGGTTGGCTGCCTCGAGCGCGAGGAACACCAGCCGTTCCTCGGTTTCCGTGGGGAGCGCGCCGCGGCAGTCGTCGAGGAAGCTGCGGGCGATCTCGATGTCGGTGCGCCCGCGGACGGCGTCGGCGTACTTCAGCTGCGCGCCGGCGAGCCCGCCTTCCGGCTCCCAGTCGAGGTGCACGGCGTACGGAAAACGTTCGCGCAGGCGGCGCATCGCGTCGACCGGGCGCACGCGGTCGGTGACCGTGACCGAGAGGAAGTGGTCGCGCCATTCCTCGTGTTCCGGCGTGTCCAGCAGCTCCTGCAGCTCGCCGCGCAACATCGCGAGCGGGCGCGGCACGGGCAGTTCGTGGCGGCGGACCTCGGCGAGCCCGGCCGCGTCGAG
Protein-coding regions in this window:
- a CDS encoding AAA family ATPase yields the protein MRLHLLEVEAFGPYAGREVVDFDALGADGLFLLHGDTGAGKTTLLDAIAFALFGVVPGARGDVKRLRCDVAAPEQLTEVVLELTVQRQRLRIVRSPEYQRAKKRGDGFTTQQAKVSLTWVGEPPAGLPPDGVIRIDEVARTVERLLGMTAAQFFQVVLLPQGEFAKFLRSDTTEREKLLERLFGTERFSDVERWFADLRAERGRAVEKRQQELRELVARYAQEAQQEPPEEDQAEWVDAVLAEVAARAEAAETEGAQARSAATKAETTLREAEEDADRIRRVRTAHTRLAQIAETAAERVEWTEEIAAARRASAVVPEVELLERRSSELGDAQLAEADHTRALGGLGFDSVGLASADLRERAGSLREEAGALAELVAEAEQQRVDTERRDERKAAAGAAAERVTKLQTRLAELPERLTAVRGEAASAAEAAAKLDGAKARVEELTVVSRAAAELPEAVAKVGRGEAKLREVVDAHQAARQHRLDLRERRLEGMAAELAASLADGAPCPVCGSAEHPAPARHGAELVDPAEERAAEESEQKAGALRQRVVSALEEAKARLDALRERLGERTAESVAAELTEARAGVGALSEQSARKDQLARQVVKLEQEADQLAEHRRRADQAVTETQAEVRALEERLAERSKRLLEGRGEFPDVTARRRHLLTLAGALDSVAEARTAVGGAESRLAEQHGLVEISLHAKGFATSEEMRGAVRSDEQVSKLEQGLSEAEATAAGARELLAQPELFGISPDDVVEVAPLGEVAKAARERADTAFAALKSVAAQHGELKKLAARMGKALAEFEPVQKEYDELRALSEVVNGRGQNSRKMSLRSYVLAARLEEVALAATARLRTMSQGRYSFVHSDAAGARGTRGGLGLDVLDDYSGAVRPAKTLSGGESFLASLSLALGLADVVAGETGGALLDTLFVDEGFGTLDAETLDVVMNILDELRAGGRVVGLVSHVEELRQRIPTRLRVHKSRTGSRIELRTA